From Aquificota bacterium, one genomic window encodes:
- a CDS encoding DUF58 domain-containing protein, with the protein MKVRVNRAGVIFIGITIFLGVAAVNTANNLLYLVVSYMLSFMLLSGMLSLYNLKGLEVLLLPPEEVYAGLETPFRVVVKNQKRLPSFLIEVKSGKGYCLFPFIKEESEGIIHIYFEKRGLYENLEVEISSSFPVGLFERFYSLSVPLNLVVFPKPLKASESALNSVGKKEGITPRHSRIKGYEELEGIREYTNEPIKLIHWKISAKTGDIYVKEMVEEASPPIILSLDSVDGSLEERISKLTYLIVKFISQGRAVGLELPHITIEASTGTAHKRRMLKELALL; encoded by the coding sequence GTGAAGGTAAGGGTTAATAGGGCAGGGGTAATATTCATAGGGATAACCATCTTTTTGGGCGTTGCAGCGGTCAATACTGCAAATAACCTACTTTATCTTGTGGTCTCCTACATGCTTTCTTTTATGCTACTTTCCGGTATGCTTTCCCTTTATAACCTTAAGGGCCTTGAGGTTTTGCTTTTGCCACCGGAAGAAGTATATGCTGGCTTGGAAACACCTTTTAGAGTGGTAGTGAAAAACCAAAAAAGGCTACCTTCCTTTCTAATAGAGGTAAAAAGCGGTAAAGGCTATTGTCTATTTCCCTTTATAAAGGAAGAGAGTGAAGGCATCATACACATATACTTTGAAAAAAGGGGCTTATACGAAAACCTGGAGGTGGAAATTTCCTCTTCCTTTCCTGTGGGCCTTTTTGAAAGGTTTTATAGTTTAAGTGTGCCGTTGAACCTGGTAGTCTTCCCTAAGCCTTTGAAGGCCAGCGAAAGTGCTTTGAACTCCGTAGGCAAGAAGGAGGGCATTACTCCTCGCCACAGTAGGATAAAAGGTTATGAAGAGCTTGAGGGTATAAGAGAATACACGAACGAGCCAATAAAACTTATACATTGGAAGATCTCTGCAAAAACGGGAGACATTTATGTAAAGGAAATGGTAGAAGAAGCTTCTCCGCCTATCATACTATCTTTGGACAGCGTGGATGGAAGCTTGGAAGAACGTATTTCAAAGCTTACCTACCTAATTGTTAAGTTTATATCTCAAGGAAGAGCAGTGGGCTTGGAACTTCCCCATATCACCATAGAGGCTTCCACTGGCACAGCCCACAAAAGAAGAATGCTTAAAGAGTTAGCCCTCCTGTAA
- the thiO gene encoding glycine oxidase ThiO, translated as MRKIIVVGSGVIGLSCAMYLAHEGHHVQVITRNPEEATSWVAGGMLAPFSEGLEGELFDFSYKSLKQYPEFIRLVKEVSGQRVDFWEGGIYRVVLKEEEKLLEIAKRYKDMGYKLEVLEKGDWLSEEVLCLINYVEEGWVDAEMLMDGLLFAMNRLGVEIRIDEIVKVEKSKDEITLLKGLKGNYTADFYLFALGAWTGELFDLPVYPIKGQALKLKGERLPRVHYSSISYLIPRDSYLYVGATSEDVGFLSGNTLEGIKRLSEGAIRVCPSLSKAKVFGMLYGYRPATPDEKPIFEVGQNYMVATGHYRNGILHAPITARIALDYLEGNRSQFIDLFSHRRFS; from the coding sequence ATGAGGAAAATCATTGTAGTGGGTAGTGGTGTTATAGGGCTAAGCTGTGCTATGTACCTTGCCCATGAGGGGCACCATGTGCAGGTTATCACCAGAAACCCAGAGGAGGCCACCTCTTGGGTGGCAGGTGGCATGCTTGCACCCTTTTCTGAAGGCTTGGAAGGAGAACTTTTTGATTTTTCTTACAAAAGCTTAAAACAATATCCAGAGTTTATAAGGCTTGTAAAGGAGGTTTCTGGCCAAAGGGTTGACTTTTGGGAAGGTGGTATATACAGGGTAGTCTTGAAGGAAGAGGAAAAGCTTTTGGAGATAGCCAAAAGGTATAAGGATATGGGCTATAAGCTGGAGGTGTTGGAGAAGGGAGATTGGCTTTCGGAAGAGGTTCTTTGCCTTATTAATTATGTGGAGGAGGGCTGGGTGGATGCAGAGATGCTTATGGATGGCCTCCTTTTTGCCATGAATAGGCTTGGTGTGGAGATTAGAATTGATGAGATTGTAAAAGTGGAAAAGAGTAAGGATGAGATAACCCTTTTAAAGGGTCTAAAAGGGAATTATACGGCAGATTTTTATCTTTTTGCCCTTGGGGCCTGGACTGGAGAGCTTTTTGACCTTCCCGTATATCCTATAAAGGGCCAAGCTTTAAAGCTTAAGGGAGAAAGGCTTCCAAGAGTGCATTACTCTTCCATCTCCTACCTTATACCAAGGGATAGCTATCTTTATGTTGGTGCCACCTCCGAGGATGTGGGCTTTTTATCGGGTAATACCCTTGAGGGTATAAAGAGACTTTCGGAAGGTGCCATAAGGGTCTGTCCATCCCTTTCAAAGGCTAAGGTCTTTGGCATGCTCTATGGCTACAGGCCAGCCACACCAGACGAAAAGCCCATCTTTGAAGTGGGACAAAACTATATGGTGGCTACTGGACACTATAGAAATGGCATTTTGCATGCGCCGATAACTGCAAGGATAGCCTTAGATTATTTGGAAGGTAATAGGTCCCAATTTATAGACCTTTTTTCCCATAGGAGGTTTTCTTAA
- a CDS encoding bifunctional precorrin-2 dehydrogenase/sirohydrochlorin ferrochelatase: MPYFPVFVDLKDKEVVVVGGGKVAERKIEKLLLFEPRIRVISPKITEGIRELYNQRKIELTLRKVRLADIKGAFMVIVAVDDIKLQKRLYQYCKKKGILCNSVDSIDYCSFIFPALVVKGDVVIGISTSGKVPALSRAIREYIEGSLPQNIEDIKQTLEDMRKSLPKGKERQEIITHLALKFLDIKKL; the protein is encoded by the coding sequence ATGCCCTACTTTCCAGTTTTTGTGGATTTAAAGGATAAAGAAGTTGTGGTGGTTGGTGGTGGAAAGGTGGCGGAGAGAAAGATAGAAAAGCTCTTACTTTTTGAGCCAAGGATAAGGGTCATATCCCCAAAAATAACAGAGGGCATAAGAGAGTTATACAATCAAAGAAAAATAGAGCTTACCCTTAGGAAGGTCAGGCTTGCAGATATAAAAGGTGCCTTTATGGTCATAGTGGCTGTGGATGATATAAAGCTCCAAAAGAGGCTATACCAATACTGCAAGAAAAAAGGCATACTTTGCAACTCAGTGGATAGTATAGATTATTGCTCCTTTATATTTCCTGCCCTTGTGGTAAAAGGTGATGTGGTTATAGGTATATCCACCTCTGGTAAAGTTCCCGCCCTCTCAAGGGCCATAAGGGAATACATAGAAGGGTCCCTACCACAAAACATAGAGGATATAAAGCAGACATTGGAAGATATGAGGAAAAGCCTACCTAAGGGAAAAGAGAGGCAGGAGATAATTACCCATTTAGCCTTAAAGTTTTTGGATATAAAAAAGTTATAG
- a CDS encoding slipin family protein → MKPILDFLPFLLFLVVVLASVAGGDILRLIGGVAMSFSPFIVIAIAIIVFLAASVKIVPEYQRAVIFRLGRVIGAKGPGLFILIPIIDKMVKVDLRTVTLDVPTQDIITRDNVSVSVDAVVYFRVIDPVKSIVAVENYLYATSQIAQTTLRSVCGAVELDELLSEREKLNLQLQEIIDRQTDPWGIKVVAVELKRIDLPEELRRAMAKQAEAERERRAKIIAAEAEYQAAQKLAEAAQILATQPIAIQLRYLETIQSVANKPGNTVLIPIPTELFRVFFSEGKG, encoded by the coding sequence ATGAAACCCATTTTGGACTTTTTACCTTTTCTACTTTTTTTGGTGGTGGTTCTCGCCAGCGTAGCGGGAGGGGACATATTAAGATTGATAGGAGGTGTAGCCATGAGCTTTTCACCCTTTATAGTGATAGCTATTGCCATTATTGTATTTTTGGCTGCTTCGGTAAAGATAGTGCCAGAATACCAGAGGGCTGTTATCTTTAGGCTTGGTAGGGTAATTGGGGCCAAGGGGCCAGGCCTTTTTATACTTATACCCATAATAGATAAGATGGTAAAGGTGGACCTAAGGACTGTAACCCTTGATGTGCCAACACAAGACATAATAACCAGGGACAACGTTTCTGTAAGCGTGGACGCAGTGGTGTATTTTAGGGTTATAGATCCTGTAAAGTCCATTGTGGCTGTAGAGAACTACCTTTATGCCACTTCTCAGATAGCTCAAACAACCTTAAGGAGTGTATGCGGTGCTGTAGAGCTTGATGAGCTTTTATCGGAAAGAGAAAAGCTAAACTTACAACTGCAAGAGATTATAGACAGGCAGACAGACCCATGGGGTATTAAGGTGGTTGCCGTTGAACTAAAGAGGATTGACCTACCAGAGGAGCTAAGAAGGGCCATGGCAAAACAGGCGGAGGCAGAAAGGGAAAGAAGGGCCAAGATAATAGCGGCGGAGGCAGAATACCAAGCGGCCCAAAAGCTTGCGGAAGCGGCGCAGATACTTGCCACACAGCCCATAGCTATACAGTTGAGATATCTTGAAACTATACAGAGCGTAGCCAACAAGCCCGGCAACACGGTGCTTATACCTATTCCCACAGAGCTTTTTAGAGTGTTCTTCAGTGAAGGTAAGGGTTAA
- a CDS encoding PhoX family phosphatase: MGEYFGDVLKRALSRREVLKSAIFGSAGLALVACGGGGGSLAEATQPPLSFKTIYPNTEDKITVPEGYKHNVVIRWGDALDSGPNLNWDSIYQNGPTDQDIERQKNCFGYNCDFLGFFKTPNGKILLAINHEYANPELMFSNFLDAQGNPNSGRPTANESRFMLEAHGVSIVEVRRRPDGSWEYVKGSSYNRRITGSTEIDISGPARGHSLMKTSQEPTGTKVLGTLNNCAGGKTPWGTMLTCEENFNSYFYGDINQVQDPTVKAIHQKYGVPSGYSKYYGFHNIDSRFNINQEPNEAFRFGWVVEIDPMDPSKKPVKRTALGRFKHEGATCVVAPNGRIVVYMGDDERFQYVYKFITKGTYNPNNRDANWGLLDEGELYVAKFNDNLTGQWMLIARCEKNPDGTYQITPNPALPQKFQDDPTLCFINTRGAADALGATKMDRPEDVEWNPMSKSAWVALTYNERRGQSGQPPADASNPRSPNYMGHILEIMEDNQNPASTTFRWQIPVLCGDPNSPIIDNRLIIYGQFANSQVPAISAPDNFVIDKLGNVWIATDGNPSSSRLNKNDGVYVLNPFTKELKMFLSGVKGCEICGPEFSDDWKTFFCNIQHPGETDTNNPSSRWPYDGTANIPRPSTVAVWREDGREIFA; encoded by the coding sequence ATGGGTGAGTATTTTGGGGACGTATTGAAAAGAGCCTTGAGTAGGAGAGAGGTATTAAAGTCTGCCATCTTTGGTAGTGCGGGCCTTGCTCTTGTAGCCTGTGGTGGGGGTGGTGGCTCCTTGGCGGAGGCAACCCAACCACCCTTGAGCTTTAAAACCATCTATCCAAACACAGAGGACAAGATAACTGTGCCAGAAGGCTACAAGCACAACGTGGTAATAAGGTGGGGAGATGCGCTGGATAGTGGTCCAAACCTAAATTGGGACAGCATCTACCAAAATGGTCCCACGGACCAAGATATAGAACGTCAAAAGAATTGCTTTGGTTATAACTGCGACTTTTTGGGCTTTTTCAAAACTCCCAACGGGAAAATCCTCCTTGCCATAAACCACGAATACGCAAACCCAGAGCTCATGTTTAGCAACTTTTTAGATGCTCAAGGCAATCCAAACTCTGGAAGGCCTACGGCAAATGAGTCAAGGTTTATGCTTGAGGCCCACGGCGTTTCCATAGTGGAGGTAAGAAGAAGGCCCGATGGCTCTTGGGAGTATGTGAAAGGCTCATCATACAATAGAAGGATAACAGGCTCAACGGAGATAGACATATCCGGTCCTGCAAGGGGGCACAGTTTGATGAAGACTTCTCAAGAACCAACTGGCACAAAAGTACTTGGCACTCTCAACAACTGCGCAGGAGGGAAAACGCCTTGGGGCACCATGCTAACCTGTGAAGAAAACTTTAACTCATACTTTTATGGAGATATAAACCAGGTGCAGGACCCTACAGTTAAGGCCATACACCAAAAGTATGGTGTGCCAAGTGGCTACAGCAAGTATTACGGCTTTCATAACATAGACAGCAGGTTCAACATAAACCAAGAGCCTAACGAAGCCTTTAGGTTCGGGTGGGTGGTGGAGATAGACCCAATGGACCCAAGCAAAAAACCCGTAAAGAGGACGGCCCTCGGAAGGTTTAAGCATGAAGGGGCTACATGCGTGGTGGCACCAAATGGTAGGATAGTGGTCTATATGGGAGATGATGAGAGGTTCCAGTATGTGTATAAGTTTATAACCAAAGGCACATACAACCCAAACAACAGAGATGCTAACTGGGGACTTTTGGACGAGGGAGAGCTTTATGTAGCAAAGTTTAACGATAATCTTACAGGCCAATGGATGCTAATAGCCAGGTGTGAGAAGAATCCCGATGGCACATATCAGATCACACCAAACCCAGCCCTTCCGCAGAAATTTCAAGATGACCCAACCCTATGCTTTATAAACACCAGAGGAGCTGCCGACGCCCTTGGAGCTACCAAGATGGACAGGCCGGAGGATGTGGAATGGAACCCAATGAGCAAAAGCGCATGGGTGGCACTTACATACAATGAGAGAAGGGGTCAATCTGGTCAACCTCCCGCAGATGCTTCAAACCCAAGGTCACCCAACTATATGGGCCATATACTTGAGATCATGGAAGACAATCAAAACCCAGCTTCCACAACTTTTAGGTGGCAGATACCAGTGCTATGTGGAGACCCAAACTCTCCGATAATAGATAATAGGCTCATCATCTACGGACAGTTTGCAAACTCTCAGGTGCCAGCCATATCAGCACCGGACAACTTTGTGATAGACAAACTTGGCAACGTGTGGATAGCCACCGATGGAAACCCAAGCTCAAGCAGGCTCAATAAAAACGATGGAGTTTATGTTTTAAATCCCTTTACAAAAGAGCTTAAAATGTTCCTTTCTGGAGTAAAGGGCTGTGAAATATGCGGTCCCGAGTTTTCCGATGATTGGAAGACTTTCTTCTGCAACATACAGCATCCGGGAGAAACAGATACCAATAACCCCTCAAGCAGGTGGCCCTATGATGGCACGGCCAACATTCCAAGGCCTTCTACCGTAGCGGTTTGGAGAGAGGATGGAAGGGAGATATTCGCATAA
- the pheA gene encoding prephenate dehydratase: protein MDELKELRLKIDEIDQQILHLLNERAKLAKRVGEVKKELGLEVHAPEREKEIINRMIKLNKEVYGEEFPTEAILHIYREIISACLSLEKELRIAYLGPKATFTHQAALEYFGFSAHYVPVSTIGDVFREVELGRVDYGVVPVENTTEGVVNYTLDMFLESDLKIVGEIVIPVKLNLLSTSSALSNIKTIYSHRHALAQCKEWIRKNLPTVSLIETESTAKACELVIEMEDAGAIASEVAAYTYHLNILAENIQDNPNNYTRFIVIGKRAMKPTGNDKTSLIFAVKDEAGALFRALECFYKYGVNLTKIVSRPSKKRVWDYVFFVDLEGHVEEERVKKALDLLQERAQMVKVLGSYPKAFLQEG from the coding sequence ATGGATGAACTAAAGGAATTAAGGCTTAAGATAGACGAGATAGACCAGCAAATACTCCATCTTTTGAATGAAAGGGCAAAGCTTGCAAAAAGGGTAGGTGAGGTAAAAAAGGAGCTTGGCCTTGAAGTGCATGCCCCAGAAAGGGAAAAGGAAATAATAAACCGAATGATAAAGCTAAACAAAGAAGTATATGGAGAGGAATTCCCTACAGAAGCCATACTTCACATATACAGAGAAATCATCTCAGCCTGCCTTTCTTTGGAAAAGGAACTAAGGATTGCCTACCTTGGCCCAAAGGCCACCTTTACACACCAAGCAGCTCTTGAATACTTTGGCTTTTCTGCTCACTATGTGCCTGTAAGCACCATAGGTGATGTTTTTAGAGAAGTGGAGCTTGGCAGGGTGGATTATGGGGTGGTGCCTGTGGAAAACACCACAGAAGGGGTAGTCAATTATACCTTGGATATGTTTTTAGAGTCTGACCTCAAGATTGTGGGTGAGATAGTCATACCAGTCAAACTAAACCTTCTTTCTACCAGCAGCGCATTAAGCAATATAAAAACCATATACTCCCATAGGCATGCCTTGGCCCAATGTAAGGAGTGGATAAGGAAAAACCTACCTACTGTGAGCCTTATTGAGACAGAAAGCACGGCAAAGGCTTGCGAGCTGGTTATAGAGATGGAAGATGCGGGCGCCATAGCCAGTGAAGTGGCAGCCTATACCTACCACCTTAACATCTTGGCGGAGAATATTCAAGACAATCCCAACAACTACACAAGGTTTATAGTTATTGGCAAAAGGGCTATGAAGCCCACGGGCAACGACAAAACAAGCCTTATATTTGCAGTAAAGGATGAAGCTGGAGCCCTCTTTAGGGCCTTGGAGTGTTTTTATAAGTATGGTGTGAATCTAACTAAGATAGTATCCAGGCCTTCAAAGAAAAGGGTATGGGACTATGTGTTCTTTGTAGACCTTGAAGGGCATGTGGAAGAGGAAAGGGTAAAAAAGGCTCTTGACTTGCTTCAGGAGAGGGCGCAGATGGTAAAGGTTTTGGGGTCCTATCCAAAGGCCTTTTTACAGGAGGGCTAA